The genomic stretch cctttcacaaaatcagaggaaggtgctgatggagaagactgagcTCCAACCATTGAATTGCTTGTTCCACAATCGGAAGACTGTGCACTTGTCAATTTGCTGTCTCCATAAATCCATCGAAAAAAATTGCAACCTCGATCAAGGGGCTGCAATTACTCATCAATTTAGTTGTGAAATGTATTCAGATAATATAGGTCGAATAGTATGctgattaaaaataataataataattataccCCATTGGATTTAGGACAACACCAGAAATGACGATTAAAGTTCGTTGCTGTCTTCGCGACGCGTACCTTGCATTGTCCCTCgccacaatcacataagcaaaattcatctacccacataaaatattcattatgCCTTGGGCATTTGAAGAACGATCTTCCTCTATTAGGCCTATTTTTTGTTGTGTACTTATCGCACAAATGATTACAGTAGTCACACCTTGCCATTGCAGTGTCAGTGGAAGACATCTGTACAGCACAAAGATTACAAGTCATCCCAATGTAAACATTGTGAAGCGAACAGAAGTATTTTTACTAACACACCATACACACAATCGAAGGAAAAATGGTGACCTAATTTTTGTGTATACCTTTTAATACATAATGAATGTATTTAGCAAAAGTTCAGGATCGATTTAACGAAATTGTAGACATTCTTCTTGAAATTACCAATTGGTTGGCTATATTAAGATGCACTATAGACATTTGTCTCGCAGATAGTCTCTGGGAGACATCAGATGCAGAAGCATGGTACGCAGGAGTATCAGGATTCATTGGGTCATCAATTTGTTGTTCACTTCCAAGCTCATTGAACAATTGATCTTGAATAGCTTGTTCCTTAATGTAATTGTGGATCCCACAACAAGCGACCACGATTCTTGACTGATCTTCAATATCATACGCCTTCATACTTTTTAATatgtggaatctatttttcaatacaCCGAATGTTCTCTCAATAACATTCTGCAGTGACGAATGTCTGTGATTGAACAATTCATTAGCTGTCCTTGGTCCAGGCCTACCTTCACCATAATCTTGCAAGTGATACCGTTGTCCTCGGAATGGCACCAAGTACCCCAGTTGATTGGTGTAGCCCGAGTCAACAACATAATATTTGCCTTCAAATATTATGGAAACATTTATGGGATTAGATCTATATTCCCTGTCTACTATATGCGGAAAGACAACACAGAAGTTCATAATACATTTTTACCTGATGGGGGATGAGGAAACCCTAAGTTATCATTGGTTCTTGCTACATCCAATACCCTTGCATCATGTGCACTACCCTCCTAACCCGCATACCCaaatgtgaatcgcatgtcgaatgaacatgcacacataacattctgTGTGATCATACCCTTTCGATTACGATAACGTATCTCTTCCAACCTACGTACGATGGCACTTATATGGGTGCCATCAAtagcaccaatgcaatcctattttccattgaacaTAAGTCCATATAATTGTGTAAATTGCATTGATATTTCATTGGAAACATCGAAATAAATAATCACCATCAGAAGTCTCCATTACCTTGAAATATGGATAGTACTTTGGATTGTTGGTTATCTCTGGAGGTACGACATCAAAATTTGGTGGCCTGATCGTCTCTAGCGACAAATTTAGCATTGCTTGCAACACCGTGTGGAAGACAACACTAATCGTCTATCCTGAACGATTGAATCGACGTTGCATTTGTCTATTACTCAAACCTTAACCTACTATTATGAGGAACATTGCTAGCTGCTCATCTACTCGAATGAAACGGTTGTCCACTAGCCAGCCTCTATGTACCATTCGGTCTCGCAGGTTGAGAAATACATGTCTCTCAAGTCTAAACTCTTGGTAACACACGTCAGCATGACTTGCAAGAACCTCAGCTACCCTAACAGGTCCTGTGTAACTACTATCATTCAGAGGTTCTCTCATCCTATACATACTGAGTATGTTTTGGAATTGGTGTActataaccatgtcatcatcgtCTGACGATGACCCTGTGATGTCGGTTGGAAATTGATTTGACATCCCTGTATGAATAgacacattcaatatataaaggAATAAAGTCCATAAATGTACCATCTAATAACATTCTAATCTACTAACAAGCAACAATCCATCCAGAAATTGTCATAATTGACAACTACTTACTTTCCTATTAATATAGTGAAATTACTATGATCTTATATCCCAAAGCTATAAAGAAACACACAATAAGATAAACATATCAATATTTCACAATCATAACACAGTCATGTCCACTACTGTAAATCTGAAGCACAcgcaatcaaaataaaacaaagcaacatAAGtcaaacatcaacatcatccatagTATGCTAAAAGACATAAGTGTGTCAGTCAGTATGAGgcatataaaatccaaacaaaatattttatgtTCATTCATGCTCCCTTCGAACCATTCATTTCAGAAACTGTTACTTTCACTCCTTCAGACCATGTAGCATCCACAACCTCCTGTCAGGTCTCACTTCAATAAAAGACATGCACCATCCAGGGTCACTGTGTATCTTACGCTGCGCCAACACATACAAATCCATTGGGATATCCTCCAAACTGTCCAGTAGCTTCTGACAGCTCATCATGCTATATGGTCCATCAACAATAGGGTCAGGTGGTCGGGTAACTGCTGAGGTGGCAGAGGTTGATCCCTTTTCCATCCTCCATCGGACAAAGGTTCTAAAGTCCTCAGCGGAGTTCGTGAGTGTCCGTGTGTGGCTCTTCCTCCTACGATCTGTAGGAGTCCTATCAAGTTGCCGCTTCGGAGGAGCTGACCCCTTGGGTGTCCCAGTACAAGCATCACTGTCATCATTATCAGTGTCATGTaaatcatcatcaatttcaagGTTAGTTGACGTTGGAGTTACAACTGTTGCCTGTGACAGACCTCTATCCCCACGGGCACTAGAGTCGGAGAAGATCTCCAACAACTCTGGCCACAAGGGGAGACCATTTCTTCTATACTTTGCCCAATCCTTGTTTCCCtgtaattcaaaatattttcaattaatcatcacctttttttcaaaaagtgaaaaaaattcGTTCTATAAACCAAAGATCCTATTCATACCTGAATAGCAGATTCCCATACTGAATCATCAGCTGTGGCAGTCCGAGCATTCGCATCCCATCCGAAACCAGTTGTTTCTAACATAGCCCTGAAGCTGTTGTACTCCTTGCGTAACTTATTCATCTTGTTAGCAATTGTACTTTCGCAAAGGGCCTTTTGAATTCGGCTTCAAGCCCTTTTGTAATGTTGTCCCAACCAACCTTTGTGAATGTTGAGTTTGTCTTCAATCCGTTTCGGACATTATCAACCAAGAGATTGATGAATGATCTTAGCTCTGCTTCATTCCAGATTATAGTAGTacttttgggggttggggatcTTGGGGATCTCATATCTCTGAACAATCATAATTGATTTAGATAACATATTCAAACACATACAagaacatggaaaaaaaattcaaagaaataggAATAAATATATTtagcaaaagaggaagaaaaaaaaaaacttccaaaaaaaaaggccattTAACTTATCTTCCATAGCTGATTTCAAATGTGGATATAAATTATAAGGTGAATACAACTTAGAGAGAGGAATTTTGGTCTATTCTTGTTACCATTCTGAAGAGCAGTTTGCTTTGCATTGGAATATTACAGATGAGTTTAAACTCAAGTGATGGGTTTGATGCAAATTTCAGATCTTTGAGTTTTAAAAGAGTTTAAGAGATGAACTGGTAAATGTACAATTCATCCTAGTTGCAGAATGCATTCAAGACCACAAAATATTTTAGGATATGCTCACAAAAGAAGATGAATTTAGTGGTCTAATGTTTTATCTCTGTTCACCTTTATGTTTATTGCAGACTTTACATTAGCTGTTATATCATCATTattagggaaagaaagagacTCATAAAACTAATTTTGAATGCCTTCTATTTTTCACTAACTAATATAGATAAGAATGCTGGTTAGAGTCTCTGGTTCTAAAATGAAATATCTGGTTAGAGTTTGTGGTTGATACTACACTGAAACATGAATATATTCTACAGCTCTAAATACTGGGAATATGGAGTGAGTGAATCACAAAAAGAAATATCATTCATAATTGGATCCCTCAATCATCACTTTCAATCCATGAAATGCACCAATATAAACAGATAGTTTcattgatgagagagagagagagagagagggagagagagagagagagaggtgatgaTTGGAGACTGCTGGTATCATTTGATTACTGGGACTTTCAGATCCGAGATTTCCCTTACTTTCATGCAAGAATTCATGACTACtaatgagagaaaagaaaggggtaaGGAGTTGATGGTGACCTTATAAAAAGGGTTGTTGTTAGCTGATCAATTCCTCTGGTTCTTACTGTCACTTCTGCCTCTTTTTTGTCACAACAGAGAGAGATCAAGGTTAATGAACCTCATGTGCATAACACCAACAACCCAATTTATAAAAGAATAGGTAAAGGCACAGTACATTTAGAATCCAAtgttggaaacaaaataaagaagaaaatcattcaTTAATATGCTCTGTTTCAACCAAATTTGAGGAAATTGGACGGTAACAACTATTCTTAAGTTTGCTATTAAGAAAGACATGCTTATAACCATTTACAAGTGATGTAATGGCTTTAACTGGGTTGAACTCTGATCTTCATTAACACTACAGTACCATCAATAGGTTAATGAATCATATCTAAAGCAGGTGGAGTGGTTAATGAATCATATAAATGGAGGTGAAGCTTTAACTAGAGTCTTCACAAATAAATGGTCAATTGATCACTGGTGGTATCAATTGAGAAATTGAATTATGTTTGTTCTGTTCGCTCAAATCTCAAAAGGGCCTTGATGATTAACTGATCTCATACATCAATTCATTCCTTTTATCTCATTGGAAGCTTTTGAGACATTTGGAGGCTTTAG from Macadamia integrifolia cultivar HAES 741 unplaced genomic scaffold, SCU_Mint_v3 scaffold39, whole genome shotgun sequence encodes the following:
- the LOC122068420 gene encoding uncharacterized protein LOC122068420; the encoded protein is MLETTGFGWDANARTATADDSVWESAIQGNKDWAKYRRNGLPLWPELLEIFSDSSARGDRGLSQATVVTPTSTNLEIDDDLHDTDNDDSDACTGTPKGSAPPKRQLDRTPTDRRRKSHTRTLTNSAEDFRTFVRWRMEKGSTSATSAVTRPPDPIVDGPYSMMSCQKLLDSLEDIPMDLYVLAQRKIHSDPGWCMSFIEVRPDRRLWMLHGLKE
- the LOC122068433 gene encoding uncharacterized protein LOC122068433 gives rise to the protein MLNLSLETIRPPNFDVVPPEITNNPKYYPYFKDCIGAIDGTHISAIVRRLEEIRYRNRKGMITQNVMCACSFDMRFTFGYAGKYYVVDSGYTNQLGYLVPFRGQRYHLQDYGEGRPGPRTANELFNHRHSSLQNVIERTFGVLKNRFHILKSMKAYDIEDQSRIVVACCGIHNYIKEQAIQDQLFNELGSEQQIDDPMNPDTPAYHASASDVSQRLSARQMSIVHLNIANQLVISRRMSTISLNRS
- the LOC122068421 gene encoding uncharacterized protein LOC122068421, translated to MTCNLCAVQMSSTDTAMARCDYCNHLCDKYTTKNRPNRGRSFFKCPRHNEYFMWVDEFCLCDCGEGQCKPLDRGCNFFRWIYGDSKLTSAQSSDCGTSNSMVGAQSSPSAPSSDFVKGYLERAIKGEEEKSRVLKNEMDVSEEKRKIYTDILEAINNIDINKGGS